The genomic interval AAAAGCCGGTCAAATCAATAAAAAAGGTCGCTTCCCACGAGGCAGTATCAATTACAAAGTATTAGAGCGTCTGCGTGACATCGCCGATATTGGCAAAGATGAAGATCACGACGATAGTGACGCGAAAAGTCGAACAGACGCTCAAACCTAATACTATTGTCTTACTTGTAAGTGGCAGATTTGGGATTTCAGGCCCTATCTGCCTGTTTTCTCCGATTTTTATAGCTTTCAGGCCTATGCCACTCTTATTCTTTTTACTGCAAAAAGCTATACTGAGAAAAGGATTAAGATTTAGGAGCAGTGATGGTCGCGGGAAATGAACTTCTTTTCCAGGATGATGAAAGCCAGCATGATGCGCCTAAACCCTCTTACAAAAAGCCCGAACAAGAGTATTTGGTTTTAGTAGTTGACGATGACGAGTATGTTCACCAACTTACCAAAATGGTGTTAAGGGGCTTTACCTTCGAAGGCTCCCCCATTCGTCTAGCTAGCGCCCTAAGTGCTAAAGAAGCCAAGTATTACATTGCAACCCACGATAATGTGGCCGTTGCTCTTGTTGATGTCGTCATGGAAACTGACAACGCTGGATTGGATTTGGTTAACTTCATCCGCGAAGAACACAACAATAATGAGATACGCTTACTTATCCGTACTGGCCAACCTGGGGCGGCTCCTGAAGAAAGCGTCTTCCAAGATTACGATATTAATGACTATCTCAGTAAAACGGATATTACGGCACATAAACTGAGAATGGCTCTATTAAATGCGCTGCGCTCTTACCGTGACATTCGTCGTGCCGCAGACCTGCAGAAACAAATCATGTTAGCTGAACAAGAGTCTATGACCGCAGCCGCAGCAAACGAAGCAAAATCCCAGTTCTTGGCTCACATGAGCCATGAAATCCGTACCCCTCTTAATGGAATATTGGGCCTCACCGATATTTTGGCGCAAACACAGCTCAACGAGAATCAATTAGAATTCATTAAAACCATTCGCCATAGTGGGGAAGCGTTACTTGCGATAATTAATGACATCTTGGATTTCTCTAAGATAGAAGCCGGTAAACTGGAACTTGAAAGTATTGATTTTTCATTGCCCACACTATGCGACGATCTCGAAGGCTTATTCATATCTCAGGTGCAAGACAAAGGCCTACAATTTGACATCAATTTAGATCCTAATATCCCTGAATTTTTAAACGGCGATCCCCTGCGCATCAAACAAGTTCTACTCAATTTAATCAGCAATAGCCTGAAGTTTACCCACGAGGGATATGTAAAGCTGGACATCAGACAAAGCCAAGCCACGCCTTTAGTGCTTGAGTTTAAAGTCTCGGACTCAGGCATTGGTATCAGTGAAGAGAAGCAAGATCAACTATTTAAAC from Bermanella marisrubri carries:
- a CDS encoding response regulator yields the protein MVAGNELLFQDDESQHDAPKPSYKKPEQEYLVLVVDDDEYVHQLTKMVLRGFTFEGSPIRLASALSAKEAKYYIATHDNVAVALVDVVMETDNAGLDLVNFIREEHNNNEIRLLIRTGQPGAAPEESVFQDYDINDYLSKTDITAHKLRMALLNALRSYRDIRRAADLQKQIMLAEQESMTAAAANEAKSQFLAHMSHEIRTPLNGILGLTDILAQTQLNENQLEFIKTIRHSGEALLAIINDILDFSKIEAGKLELESIDFSLPTLCDDLEGLFISQVQDKGLQFDINLDPNIPEFLNGDPLRIKQVLLNLISNSLKFTHEGYVKLDIRQSQATPLVLEFKVSDSGIGISEEKQDQLFKPFTQVDSSTTRKYGGTGLGLQISQRLVQLMGGNIRLHSQVDKGSTFIFDLHLNAGIKPVSVDDDSAIRSNKPVENIRILVAEDNKTNQLVISTMLKRLGYQYDLCGDGQEALSQLDKQDYDLVLMDCQMPTMDGFIATQNIRKNPDLKNLPIIALTAGATEKEQKQCFDSGMNDFLSKPIKLNVLKDALERWH